TATCCCCATACAAAAAAGGACTACGTCAAAGATGTTCAAACTTGCTCTAGGTGGGCTCATTACCCTCCTCTTCCTTGCCATCGGAGGAATGGCCTTTATGCATAGCGGTATGTATAACGTCGCCGCGACTGATCCCCACCTGCCGTTTGTCGAATCAATGATGCACTCGACCCTGCATGCTTCGGTCGAGGCCGGTGCCGAGGAGCTCGAGGTTCCCGACCTGAACAGGGACCGCATGATTCGAGAAGGCGCCTCTGCCTACGATCAGCTCTGCGCCGCATGTCACCTCAAGCCTGGGCTCGAGAGCACGGTTTTGCGCGCCGGTCTCAACCCCATGCCACCGACCTTGTCGAGACCGACTCACCAGAGTCCGGCTCAGCAATTCTGGATCATCAAGAACGGCATCAAGATGACCGGTATGCCAGCCTGGGGCGTGACTCACGAGGATCAGGAACTCTGGGAGATCGTGGCCTTCCTGCGGCAGCTGCCGGAGCTGTCTCAACCCGAGTACCTGGCCATGGTCACGCCGAGCGGGCCTGAAGCCGGTCACTCGGCGCATGAGGGTCACGACCATGAGCACGGCGACACCAGTGCAATGGCTACACCGGAGCCGGCACCTTCTCAGCCACAAGATGATGGCCACGATCATGATCATGGCGACATGAGTGCCTTGAGCGAGCAGGAGACAACGCCTGATCCCGCCGCGGCAAAGGTAACTGCGACCACAGAGCTCCAGTTGGCCACCTCGAGCAAAGACGGCACTCCGGAGCAGGATACTTCGCCTTCCTCGCCGTCCGGTGACGATCACTATGCGGATGGGCATAGCCACTGAGCCCCCTGCTGTTTTCCGTAATCTTGCCGTCACGCAAGCATGCTCCGTTCGGGGTAAGGCGTGCATCACGGCCCCGAACGGTAAGGCACCAATCAAGGTATTGATGGCCTGAGCATTGGAGTGACTCTATGTTTCCTGCCCTGGCCATTCGTCACGCTCTCCGGTCTGCTGCCGACTTCTTCCCGTTAGCCGCTCACCAAATCAACTCTTCGGGAGTCGCATCATGTTCACCGATTGTTTCACCACCATGGGGCACATGGGCTGGCTGGGTTGGATGATGCCGCTCGCCGTCCTGCTGCTTCTCAGTCTCGGCATTGCCGCCCTCATCAAGTATCTGTGCACCTCCAACAAGGGAGATCGCTCATGAAACTCACCATGCCTCACCTACTGCTGGCGACCGGCCTGCTGCTGGGCGCCACCACCGCCCATGCCGCCCTGCCGGACGAGGCCACTCTGTACAAGAATCCCCAGTGCGGCTGCTGCGATGGTTATGCCCGCCACCTGGAACGAACGGGTATCGACGTCACCATCGTCGATGACAAGGACTTAAGCGCGGTCAAGAAGGCGGCGGGCGTCCCCTTCGGAATGGGTGCCTGCCACACCATCATCATGGGCGACTATGTGATCGAGGGGCATGTCCCCCTGGCAGCAGTAGAAGCGCTCTTCGAACAACAGCCCGATGCCAATGGCATCGGACTGGCCGGCATGCCGAGTGGCACGCCAGGCATGCCGGGGCCACAGACGGAGCCTTATGAGGTCTACCAGTTCCAAGATCACCAGGACGCACCCTTCATGACGCTTTAGCGAGACCCGCCTGATGCCCCGCCGGACTCCTATCGAGCGACAGCCGGCGGGCGTCCGGCATCCTCCGTCCAGGGACCGGAGTGACCTCGCTCTAGTCCCTGACGACCCTGTGATGAGAAGGTGCCTCGCCGCTTGGAAGATGAGGTCGGATGCTCACTGTTTCCTTGCTAAGCCCCTTTCGGCATTCAGCCCAAATTCAGCTTGATGACTTATAAACGGACCTGCCGATTGACCCAATGGAGCTATCCATATGCGCAAGACAATCCTAGCAATGACCCTGGGCCTCGCCTCTACCGCGGTCCTGGCCAGCGGCGAACATGGCAGTGAGAATCACGCTCAGGTGGACCGCACCATCAGCTTCGAGGCCGGTGACATGTGGTTCACCCCTGGCAAGCTCGATATCGAGCCAGGCAAGACGGTAAAGTTCGAGATCACCAACACCGGCAACCTCAAGCACGAGTTCGTGATCGGCAACGCCGCCGCTCAGGAGCAACACCGCGAAATGATGCGCGAGATGGCATCGAGCGGCGGCCACAACATGTCCGGTGGACATGGTGACGGCGGGCACGGCGGCGGCATGCCCTCCGTGACCATCGCCCCGGGTGAGACCGCGACCCTGGTATGGACCGCCCCGCAGGACACCGATACGCTAGAATTCGCCTGCAACATTCCCGGCCACTACGAGTCAGGCATGAACGGAGAGATCCACTTCCAGGGATGAACGCATGAAGCTGTTGCTAGTCGAGGACGATGACCTACTGGCCGAGAGCCTGGCGGAGACCTTGCAGGACGAGGGCTACAGCGTCGATACGGCCACACGCATGCGTGTGGCCGACGCGTTGATGGCCACGGAAGCCTATTCCCTCGCCATCCTCGATATCGGCCTTCCCGACGGTTCTGGCCTGGAGCTGCTGCAACGCTGGCGGGAGCAGGGCCATCGTTTGCCCATCCTGGCACTGACCGCACGAGACACCTGGGAAGACAAGGTCGTGGGGTTGCGGCGAGGAGCCGACGATTACATGACCAAGCCCTTTCACGAGGCCGAGCTGCTGGCCCGCTTGCATGCCCTGTTACGACGACAGTCCGGCGGCTTGGCCCAGCGATTGACCGTCAACGGGGTGCAACTGGACGAGCAGACTCAAGAAGTCAGCACCGACGGGGCGACCTGGCACTCCCTTACGGCCACCGAATTTCGGCTACTGCGCTACCTGATGCATCATCCGGATCACGTGCACTCCAAGGTGCGCCTGCTCGACCAGCTCTACACCCTGGACCAGGATGCCCCCGCCCCGAACCTGGTCGAGGTCTATATCGGGCGGCTGCGCCGCCGCCTGGGCAAGCACATCATCCAGACGCGTCGCGGCCAGGGGTATGTCTTTGCTTCGCGCTGATCGTCGTAGCCTGCGCTTTCGCCTGTTCCTCTGGCTGGGTGGCGTGGCTCTGATTGCCGTCGCTATCACCTGGCTACTGCATGGCATCCTGCTGCGTGAGCTGGCCCGCGACTTCCTGGGCGATCGACTGCGCCAGGAGGCGCACTACACGCTGCAACGGC
Above is a window of Halomonas sp. I5-271120 DNA encoding:
- a CDS encoding plastocyanin/azurin family copper-binding protein, which produces MRKTILAMTLGLASTAVLASGEHGSENHAQVDRTISFEAGDMWFTPGKLDIEPGKTVKFEITNTGNLKHEFVIGNAAAQEQHREMMREMASSGGHNMSGGHGDGGHGGGMPSVTIAPGETATLVWTAPQDTDTLEFACNIPGHYESGMNGEIHFQG
- a CDS encoding response regulator transcription factor; translation: MKLLLVEDDDLLAESLAETLQDEGYSVDTATRMRVADALMATEAYSLAILDIGLPDGSGLELLQRWREQGHRLPILALTARDTWEDKVVGLRRGADDYMTKPFHEAELLARLHALLRRQSGGLAQRLTVNGVQLDEQTQEVSTDGATWHSLTATEFRLLRYLMHHPDHVHSKVRLLDQLYTLDQDAPAPNLVEVYIGRLRRRLGKHIIQTRRGQGYVFASR
- a CDS encoding DUF411 domain-containing protein encodes the protein MKLTMPHLLLATGLLLGATTAHAALPDEATLYKNPQCGCCDGYARHLERTGIDVTIVDDKDLSAVKKAAGVPFGMGACHTIIMGDYVIEGHVPLAAVEALFEQQPDANGIGLAGMPSGTPGMPGPQTEPYEVYQFQDHQDAPFMTL
- a CDS encoding cytochrome c, encoding MHSGMYNVAATDPHLPFVESMMHSTLHASVEAGAEELEVPDLNRDRMIREGASAYDQLCAACHLKPGLESTVLRAGLNPMPPTLSRPTHQSPAQQFWIIKNGIKMTGMPAWGVTHEDQELWEIVAFLRQLPELSQPEYLAMVTPSGPEAGHSAHEGHDHEHGDTSAMATPEPAPSQPQDDGHDHDHGDMSALSEQETTPDPAAAKVTATTELQLATSSKDGTPEQDTSPSSPSGDDHYADGHSH